The Musa acuminata AAA Group cultivar baxijiao chromosome BXJ2-2, Cavendish_Baxijiao_AAA, whole genome shotgun sequence genome contains the following window.
ATTAGATATTTGATGGTAAACCCAGATAAAGAAACATCAACACTCTCAACATACTCGGTTCCATAACATGACTATATTATCCGTATGTATTTAGATGTGCACGAGTATCGAAGGCGTAAGGTTGACCATCGCTACTGGCTCCAAGCTGCAGATGAGATTCAAGTGGATTTGCTCAACGTCAACATCCTATTCATGACGGTCAGTGGTAGGTTCTGGAAAGGGGATGTGATATCGTCTCACGTCACATCCTACGCAAAGCTTTTACCTCCGGGCAACGCTGTGTGCCACCTCCGAGCTGTTTCATCTTGAACTCACTCTCTCTGCTTTGAGTTCCATGAACCCTTTTGTTCTGTGCATTGGGTGATAAGAATGAGGTGTATTATtgatctctctttttttcttgacTACTACTGTTTTCAGATGAGGTTATCTTAAGAACAAGTTTGATAAATCAAGCGATGAGATACTTTCGTTGCAAATTTCAATAGCTttttatatagtttttttttttttcattttcatgaaGCATACACAGCATGGTTGGAAAGTTCACACCAGCCAGAAAAGACCCTCGTCATAGTAAAACATACACAAGCCTTCGTtataagaaaaaggaagaaaaagaaagagaggcaGAAGATTACAAACGACGTGAAGTTATAAGGAAGCCACTATTAGAAGCCACTCTATTCACGTCCAACTATTCGTATAGATTACAACTGAACAGCTAACACCACGTTCCATCAGGTGGACAGCCGGCGACGCCGCAGCCTGACCGTCAGTGGCGCCGCCATCTCGCAGGACAGACGCAGCACCTCCGAGAGGTCAACGCCAGCCGCCGATGCCGGCTGCCACTCGAACTCGTGCGCCAGTGCCGCCACCCACATCTCGACCGTCGCCATTGCCAGCCCCTTCCCGGGGCAGCTTCGCCGCCCGGCCCCGAACGGCGCCAGCCGCAGGTCCGAACCCGTGACCGGGAACTCGGCCGAGGGGCCCAAGAACCGGGCCGGCTCGAACCGGAGCGGGTCTGGCCAGGTGACAGGGTCGCGCGCGATGGCCCACATGTTGACCATGGCTGTGGTGCCCGCCGGCACCACATGGGCCCCGCCGCCGACGCGCGCGTCCGACGTCGCCATGCGCGCCCACGACAGCAGCGGGCCCGGCGGGTGCACCCGCAGCGTCTCCTTGATCACCGCCTGCACGTATGGCGGCGCTGCGAACGCCTCGGAACCCGTCACCAAACGGTCCGTCCCGACAGCCGCGTCCAGCTCCGCCTGCAACCTCGCCTGCACCTCCCTGTGCATCACCAGCCTCGCCAACACCCACTCTATCAGCACTGCCACGGTGTCCGTACCCCGAAATATCATCTCCTGCATGTAATTATTTCCCAGATCTTAAACAAAACCAACGAAAGTAATCAACATCGTTAACTCATCTaattaaactatatatatatatatatatatatatatatatatatatatatatatacgtaataATGATCATATGAGGTAAGCTTTACCCAGAGGACGGCGACCATGTCGGGATCGGATAGCCTATCTGGGGCCTGCAAGGACAGCAAAACGTCCACGAAGTCTCGGGGGGCCGCCTCCGAGTCGCGCGCGCGCTCGACCCGGTGCTCCTTGATGATGCGGGTTACGAATCGCTTGACTCGGGGGACGAGCACGGAGCAGCACCACCGGACTCGTTGCAGGTCGATACCGGTGAGCACTGGCAGATGGTCCGACCAGTTGAGCTTCCCTAGGACCTCGTAGCCTTCTTCTACCATGCTCGTTAGCTCCTTCGTCTCCTCGCTCCCCCCCTGGAGCTCGTACTTCCTCCCGAAGACGAACCGCATGACGTGGTTGAGGGAGGCTTGCTTCAGGATCCTTCGGACCTGGACGGGCTCGGCTGCGAGGCCGTCAAGGGCGCGCACCATCTGGGCAGCTATCTCAGCACGGTAACACCCCAAAGCGGATACCTGCTTAGGGGAGAAGAGGTGGGTGGCCGCGATCCTCCGCAGGGTTCGCCAGTACGCGCCGTAGGGCGCGAAGCCGATGGCACGGTGAAACATGAGGCCGTAGGCCGATTCCTTGACCGGGCGGTCCGCGAAGTCGGGGCTGTTGAGGATGTCCCTGGCCACGCCCGGATCGCAGGTGACGACCACCCGGGTGTCACCGAGGCTGAGCGCCATGAGCCGTCGGGCTCCGGGGATGGCGTCCGCGACAGCCGCGAGCTTCCGGTGGGCGAGCCCGGACATGAGGCCCATGCTGCCGACAAGGGGGAGGCCGCGGGGCCCGGGGATGGCTTTGCCGAGGCCCCATGGCTTCCTCCTGCTCCACCAGTACCTTCCCCAGGCAGGGCCTCCAGGGTAGGCCCAGTGGAGGAGGGTAGTCGCAAGCCAGCAAACTGCAACAATGATGGCAAGGGAGAGGAGGCGGATGGGGTAGGCGGAAAGCTCACTACATTTGGCGGCCAGGGAAAGCGACACGAGCCACCCGTTTTCTACGGAGGATCCCATGAGCAATGTATATATGAGCAGCACTCTCCAGCGTTTACAGAAGAGAAGCTCCGTGTGTCATCAGAGAAGGTCTCAGGCGTCTTATATAGCACCGGTAAAGGCAGAGAAAACCGAAGTCTAATAATAAACAAATCGCTGGAGTAAATCCAAAGAAAGGTTTCCTCACCGGAGGTAATTACGTTAGTGGCAGAAGCGCCGCCGCCATGAAGGGTCAGAACGAGATCGGTGGGTGCAACAACAAAGAAGGATAACGAGATGGACAACAACAGCGGGGGCGCGTGGAGATGCGAGCCACGCGGGAATTTCTTGGCGGTGCGGTCTCGGGGCCACAGGGGACCGGGACGAGGACCGACGAGGACGGAGACGGCGCGCACGGGAGCCCCCACGCGACGTGGCCCCCACCTGGCCGACGTACGCCGTGCGGTACCTGGCAGGAGATCGG
Protein-coding sequences here:
- the LOC135605355 gene encoding cytochrome P450 78A6-like gives rise to the protein MGSSVENGWLVSLSLAAKCSELSAYPIRLLSLAIIVAVCWLATTLLHWAYPGGPAWGRYWWSRRKPWGLGKAIPGPRGLPLVGSMGLMSGLAHRKLAAVADAIPGARRLMALSLGDTRVVVTCDPGVARDILNSPDFADRPVKESAYGLMFHRAIGFAPYGAYWRTLRRIAATHLFSPKQVSALGCYRAEIAAQMVRALDGLAAEPVQVRRILKQASLNHVMRFVFGRKYELQGGSEETKELTSMVEEGYEVLGKLNWSDHLPVLTGIDLQRVRWCCSVLVPRVKRFVTRIIKEHRVERARDSEAAPRDFVDVLLSLQAPDRLSDPDMVAVLWEMIFRGTDTVAVLIEWVLARLVMHREVQARLQAELDAAVGTDRLVTGSEAFAAPPYVQAVIKETLRVHPPGPLLSWARMATSDARVGGGAHVVPAGTTAMVNMWAIARDPVTWPDPLRFEPARFLGPSAEFPVTGSDLRLAPFGAGRRSCPGKGLAMATVEMWVAALAHEFEWQPASAAGVDLSEVLRLSCEMAAPLTVRLRRRRLST